The following are encoded in a window of Mycolicibacterium tusciae JS617 genomic DNA:
- a CDS encoding non-ribosomal peptide synthetase: MALSPLQQGLFSLSQLSSGGSDGSSVDGGDDPYVIAMSADIFGALDPELLRNCAAALLARHPNLRASFFRGDLSRPVQVVPSRVDLPWCTITATADDVDALDSDERLRPFDLERGPAIRFVLIEVPDSHWRFVVVAHHIIIDGWSLPLFVGELIALYRAGGDAGVLPPPPRPYRDYIGWLAARDQEASRALWREHLGGMDSPTLLSPALSTRKLEAAPPRRTEMKFDAETTVALAESARSRGVTVNTLVQMAWATLLSAFTDRSDVVFGVTVSGRPSELAGVETMVGLFINTVPLRVRLDPTVGVGAQCLALQREAAKLRDHSYLPHAELRSMGGIGEMFDTLLVYENFPPGGLVGGGEFTAKGATFRPAALESLSHFPVTIAAHMVDDQLTVLVEVVDGALGSTTPEGLGRRLLDTVERLIAQWDSPLREVSVLLEGEGPRTAIAETPDSLGVGVHTRFTEIAYSRLASRALSWSDGELTYRKLDEAADRVAAVLVRRGVRVEDPVAINLSRGPDYVIAMLGVLKAGGVIVPLDPAMPADRIADILTQCGAAVVVDDALISAAAQEQSDTFEAVPALPGQAAYVVFTSGTTGRPKGVIGTHQALLAYAEDHARHILRPAAARLSHPLRVAHAWSFTFDAAWQPLAALLDGHSVHIISDDVQRDAESLVEIIARFGIDLIDTTPSMFAQLHAVGLLTTVPLGVLALGGEAIGIPAWNLIRDECDRTGMTAYNCYGPTESTVEAVVAPIAEHAEPTIGGPTSGTRAYVLDSWLRPAPDGVTGELYLSGRQLTRGYLGRPAETAGRFVADPFVSGERMYRTGDVVRRQPDGALQFLGRSDAQVKIRGFRVEPAEIAAVLHTHPAVRHAHVAVRERTRVGPRLIAYVSAEPAPDLSELRGMLSKRLPRYMVPHSIVVVDHMPLTSHGKIDEAALAALPVDDGPSAAPETETEAALVAVLTELLDGAEIDVTAEFLALGLDSIVALSVVQGARRRGIPLRARLMLECATIRELAAAIDSESVTPDRQGDEQSGPIPVLPNVHWLYEHGQPRRLAQTETIRLPDGITRADLDRMLKAVVDGHETLRSRLDIDTMTLVEHEPPDFLTEVWVQGDMVDAVAEHCGRAVERLDPQRGSMLSAVWLREPGGPGVLMLAAHVLALDPASWRIVLGELDAFWHSIDSGRDPVPAAEHTSYRRWSALLTERAAELDTCDFWAAQLDGADPVLGARRVSPRIDRIGDVVVTMSLTDPDVSARVLSGAVPAQNILAAAVARTIDRWRERRGQDRPPPLLALETHGRADGLVGDTDTSDTVGLLTAIYPLRMDSPGAIDAMPGDGIDYGLLRYLRPDTAQRLQAYAEPQVLLNFLGRVHVGTGGELWPDRALLARVSPRPEPDLAVRHELTILAAVIGDGDAPVLGTQWRTVPDILSADDVATLQVMWQESLREVAP, translated from the coding sequence ATGGCTCTGAGTCCGCTTCAGCAGGGCCTGTTCTCGCTATCACAGCTGAGTAGCGGCGGCAGCGATGGCAGCAGCGTCGACGGCGGTGATGACCCGTATGTGATCGCGATGTCCGCCGACATCTTCGGCGCACTGGACCCGGAACTGTTGCGCAACTGCGCCGCCGCGCTGCTTGCCCGGCATCCCAATCTGCGCGCCAGCTTCTTTCGCGGTGACCTGAGCCGTCCCGTGCAAGTCGTTCCCAGCCGCGTCGACTTGCCGTGGTGCACGATCACCGCGACCGCGGACGACGTCGATGCGCTCGACTCCGACGAACGGCTGCGCCCGTTCGACCTGGAGCGGGGACCGGCGATCCGCTTCGTGCTCATCGAGGTGCCCGACTCGCACTGGCGGTTCGTGGTTGTCGCGCACCACATCATCATCGACGGCTGGTCGCTGCCCCTGTTCGTCGGCGAGCTGATCGCCCTGTACCGCGCCGGCGGCGACGCCGGCGTCTTGCCCCCGCCGCCACGGCCCTACCGCGACTACATCGGTTGGCTCGCGGCGCGAGACCAGGAAGCCAGCCGGGCATTGTGGCGAGAACACCTCGGCGGTATGGACAGTCCGACTCTGCTGTCACCCGCGCTTTCCACCCGGAAACTCGAGGCTGCACCGCCGCGCCGAACCGAGATGAAGTTCGACGCCGAGACAACCGTCGCGCTGGCCGAATCCGCGCGTTCACGCGGTGTCACGGTCAACACACTTGTGCAAATGGCCTGGGCGACATTGCTGTCGGCGTTCACGGACCGCAGTGATGTGGTTTTCGGCGTCACTGTGTCGGGCCGTCCCAGTGAGCTGGCCGGCGTCGAGACCATGGTCGGACTGTTCATCAACACCGTGCCGCTGCGGGTGCGATTGGATCCGACGGTCGGTGTCGGAGCGCAATGTCTTGCATTGCAACGCGAGGCGGCCAAGCTTCGCGACCACAGCTACCTGCCCCACGCCGAGCTGAGGTCGATGGGTGGGATCGGCGAGATGTTCGACACCCTGCTGGTCTACGAGAACTTCCCGCCCGGCGGACTGGTCGGTGGAGGGGAATTCACGGCCAAGGGGGCGACCTTCCGTCCCGCAGCGCTGGAAAGCCTGTCGCACTTTCCGGTCACCATCGCCGCCCACATGGTCGACGACCAACTGACGGTCCTTGTCGAGGTGGTCGACGGGGCGCTGGGATCGACGACTCCCGAGGGCCTGGGCCGGCGGCTGCTCGATACCGTCGAGCGGCTGATCGCCCAGTGGGACAGTCCCCTTCGCGAGGTCAGTGTCCTGCTTGAGGGTGAGGGGCCGCGCACCGCGATCGCCGAGACGCCTGATTCTCTCGGTGTCGGGGTGCACACCAGGTTCACCGAGATCGCCTACTCCCGACTGGCGTCGCGGGCGCTGAGCTGGTCTGACGGCGAACTCACCTACCGCAAACTGGACGAGGCCGCCGACCGGGTAGCCGCAGTCCTGGTGCGCCGCGGGGTACGCGTCGAAGATCCGGTGGCGATCAATCTTTCGCGCGGACCGGACTATGTGATCGCCATGCTGGGGGTGCTGAAGGCCGGGGGCGTGATCGTTCCCCTTGACCCCGCCATGCCTGCCGACCGGATCGCCGACATTCTCACCCAATGCGGTGCGGCGGTTGTCGTCGACGACGCGCTGATATCGGCTGCCGCCCAAGAGCAGTCCGACACATTCGAAGCGGTGCCCGCGCTTCCTGGCCAGGCCGCCTACGTCGTGTTCACGTCGGGTACGACGGGCAGGCCGAAGGGCGTCATCGGCACGCATCAGGCTCTGCTCGCCTACGCCGAGGATCACGCCCGACACATCCTGCGACCTGCGGCCGCCCGGTTGAGTCATCCACTCCGCGTCGCGCATGCCTGGTCGTTCACCTTCGACGCCGCCTGGCAGCCGCTGGCCGCTCTGCTCGACGGGCACTCGGTGCACATCATCTCCGACGACGTCCAACGTGACGCCGAGTCGTTGGTCGAGATCATCGCGCGGTTCGGAATCGACCTGATCGACACCACGCCGTCCATGTTCGCCCAGCTGCATGCGGTCGGATTGCTGACGACGGTGCCCCTCGGCGTACTCGCACTTGGCGGGGAGGCGATCGGCATTCCGGCGTGGAATCTCATTCGTGACGAATGCGACCGCACCGGCATGACGGCTTACAACTGCTACGGCCCAACGGAATCCACCGTCGAGGCCGTCGTCGCGCCCATCGCCGAACATGCCGAGCCCACGATCGGTGGGCCCACGTCGGGTACCCGCGCATACGTGCTCGATTCGTGGCTGCGGCCCGCGCCCGACGGCGTAACCGGCGAGCTCTACCTCTCTGGGCGCCAGCTGACCCGCGGCTATCTCGGTAGGCCCGCGGAGACGGCGGGCCGGTTCGTCGCCGACCCGTTCGTGTCGGGCGAGCGGATGTACCGCACCGGTGACGTGGTGCGACGCCAGCCCGATGGGGCACTGCAGTTCCTCGGCCGCTCGGACGCGCAGGTGAAGATCCGCGGATTCCGGGTTGAGCCCGCCGAGATCGCGGCGGTGCTGCACACACACCCGGCCGTTCGTCACGCGCACGTCGCGGTGCGGGAGCGCACCCGCGTCGGCCCGCGATTGATCGCCTACGTATCCGCAGAACCCGCCCCAGATCTCTCCGAGCTGCGGGGCATGCTGTCAAAACGCTTGCCGCGCTATATGGTTCCGCACAGTATCGTCGTCGTCGATCACATGCCGCTGACGTCACACGGCAAGATCGACGAAGCCGCGCTGGCTGCTCTTCCCGTCGACGACGGTCCATCGGCGGCACCGGAGACCGAAACCGAGGCCGCGCTCGTCGCTGTGCTGACCGAACTGCTCGACGGCGCCGAGATCGACGTCACCGCTGAATTCCTTGCGCTCGGCCTCGACAGCATCGTCGCGCTTTCTGTGGTTCAGGGCGCCCGCAGACGCGGAATTCCGTTGCGGGCGCGACTGATGCTCGAATGCGCGACCATCCGCGAACTCGCCGCGGCCATCGACAGCGAGTCGGTCACTCCGGATCGGCAGGGTGATGAGCAGAGCGGGCCGATACCCGTGCTGCCCAACGTCCACTGGCTCTACGAGCACGGGCAACCACGGCGGTTGGCGCAGACCGAGACGATCCGACTGCCTGACGGGATCACCCGCGCGGATCTGGACCGCATGCTCAAGGCCGTCGTCGACGGGCACGAGACGCTGCGCAGCCGCCTGGACATCGACACCATGACACTCGTCGAGCATGAGCCGCCGGACTTTCTCACCGAGGTGTGGGTCCAGGGCGACATGGTCGACGCGGTGGCCGAACATTGCGGGCGCGCGGTGGAACGGCTTGACCCGCAACGGGGGTCGATGCTGTCGGCCGTGTGGCTGCGAGAACCGGGCGGCCCCGGCGTACTCATGTTGGCTGCACACGTACTTGCGCTGGACCCCGCGTCGTGGCGGATAGTGCTCGGGGAGCTCGACGCCTTCTGGCACTCCATCGACTCGGGTCGCGATCCCGTGCCGGCGGCCGAGCACACCAGCTATCGACGTTGGTCTGCGCTGCTGACCGAGCGTGCGGCCGAGCTCGACACGTGTGATTTCTGGGCGGCCCAACTCGACGGTGCGGATCCGGTACTCGGCGCCCGCCGTGTCAGCCCACGGATCGACCGGATCGGCGACGTGGTCGTCACCATGTCGCTCACCGATCCCGACGTGTCCGCGCGCGTGCTCAGCGGTGCCGTGCCGGCCCAGAATATTCTTGCCGCCGCGGTCGCGAGGACCATCGATCGCTGGCGAGAGCGCCGGGGGCAGGATCGACCGCCGCCGTTGCTTGCGCTGGAAACGCACGGTCGCGCCGACGGACTCGTGGGTGACACCGACACCTCCGACACGGTTGGCCTTCTCACCGCCATTTACCCGCTGCGGATGGACTCGCCCGGTGCAATCGACGCGATGCCCGGCGATGGCATCGACTACGGGCTGCTGCGCTACCTGCGCCCCGACACCGCGCAGCGTTTGCAGGCGTACGCCGAACCGCAGGTGCTGCTCAACTTCCTCGGCAGGGTGCACGTCGGCACCGGCGGCGAGCTGTGGCCGGATCGCGCGCTGCTCGCGCGCGTCTCACCGAGGCCGGAGCCCGATCTTGCGGTGCGACACGAGCTGACCATTCTGGCCGCGGTGATCGGCGACGGGGATGCACCGGTGCTCGGCACGCAGTGGCGCACAGTGCCCGACATCTTGTCCGCCGACGACGTCGCCACGCTGCAGGTGATGTGGCAGGAGTCGCTACGAGAGGTGGCACCATGA